From a region of the Etheostoma cragini isolate CJK2018 chromosome 20, CSU_Ecrag_1.0, whole genome shotgun sequence genome:
- the zfyve28 gene encoding lateral signaling target protein 2 homolog isoform X1 yields the protein MNRFRKWLYKPKRTDPQLLAQFYYADEELNQVATELDGLDGRKDPQRCTLLVNQFRSCQDNVLNIVNQIMDECIPNDRANRDFCVKFPEEIRHDNLAGQLWFGAECLAAGSIIMNREIESIAMRPLAKDLTHSLEEVRNVTRDQALRDLNMYTDRMKDALRHFDSLFAEFELSYVSAMVPVKSPKEYYVQQEVIVLFCETVERALKLGYLTQDMIDDYEPALMFTIPRLAIVCGLVVYSEGPLDLDRKSEDMSELFWPFRTLLKKIRDLLQTLTGEELMTLERNLCISQDGELSTDSSPTPVQENHLLCDPTNDTSNEESEGEQELLAPFVCPSQEEELAEVEKGWEEVENEKAKEEQEQGLLCEEAEEAELACSMQYDEEELEQLNMMVYRVGDEMSTLLSPPSQGQSPAHHPHRGDARGSSGSSSTEASPRRLLVSRGRTGIYVEEEDKVFFMDDLDAAGDGITSISREACHCIASPSKAPESACLVQHKPGPQPDPTRTSWYSEAQSEQPCPQPRSQNTHCPNAKCPPCTSAPGSESLPYTNGWEMGSEGAASETAEVIAHRMGGMKLSATVIFNPRSPSLTELAVDKLLLPRPAPSEIETCGPLVATHCLLNSCVCCGSCEDGHEDAIATETTGLGLGLALGLDKHCKTAAPSTVIQSAACRLPLRGHEPHSKGGLTQLTPPSPRCSAETVEDDSNSQLCDKCLVVAPGHQAQDCGSSGGDGPSPCNHQLRNEKRQQASGSRQRDKETDKDKPGTKDLMRDTKEDSRRSSSFQSSPLSSVSGSDCESVSVTTCSLSSSAYTPSPVSSLTPSSGMSEDLDHQEIQLALQNAKSAARNKIRSRFHSSSDLIHRLFVCISGVADQLQTNYASDLRSILKTLFEVMATKCEEGDNDNQKKAGPILRSAVLEDCALCQETISSSELAAKARDGQFEDPPDWVPDEACNSCIACKAPFTVIRRKHHCRSCGKIFCSRCSSHSAPLPRYGQVKPVRVCTHCYMFHVTPFYSDKAGI from the exons GACAACGTGTTGAACATTGTCAATCAGATAATGGATGAATGTATTCCCAACGACCGGGCCAACAGAGACTTCTGTGTCAAGTTCCCTGAGGAGATTCGCCATGACAACTTGGCAGGGCAGCTGTGGTTTGGGGCTGAG TGTTTGGCCGCCGGCTCCATCATCATGAACAGGGAGATAGAGAGTATAGCAATGAGGCCCCTGGCTAAGGACCTTACACACAGCCTGGAGGAGGTACGCAACGTCACCAGAGACCAGGCCCTGAGAGACCTCAACATGTACACGGACCGCATGAAGGACGCATTGCGACATTTCGACAGTCTTTTTGCTGAGTTTGAGCTCAG TTATGTGTCAGCCATGGTGCCTGTGAAGTCTCCCAAAGAATACTATGTACAGCAGGAGGTGATTGTGCTCTTCTGTGAGACTGTAGAGAG GGCCCTAAAGCTGGGCTATCTAACACAAGACATGATCGATGACTACGAACCCGCGCTGATGTTTACAATTCCCAGACTGGCCATTGTGTG tgGGCTGGTTGTGTATTCAGAGGGACCCCTCGATCTAGACCGAAAATCAGAGGACATGTCCGAGCTTTTCTGGCCTTTTCGCACTTTATTGAAGAAAATCAG AGACCTGCTGCAGACACTGACTGGGGAGGAGTTGATGACACTGGAAAGGAATCTGTGTATCTCTCAGGATGGGGAATTGTCCACAGACAGCTCACCAACCCCAGTTCAAGAGAATCACTTACTTTGCGACCCCACAAATGACACCTCGAATGAGGAGAGTGAGGGGGAGCAGGAGCTTCTGGCTCCGTTTGTGTGTCCCagccaggaggaggagctggCAGAAGTAGAAAAAGGCTGGGAGGAGGTGGAAAACGAGAAGGCGaaggaggagcaggagcaggGCCTTTTGTgtgaggaggcagaggaggctGAGTTGGCCTGCTCCATGCAGTACGATGAGGAGGAACTTGAGCAGCTCAACATGATGGTGTATCGCGTGGGGGACGAGATGTCCACCCTTCTGTCGCCTCCCAGCCAGGGTCAGTCTCCAGCACACCATCCCCACAGAGGAGACGCACGAGGCTCCAGTGGGTCTTCCAGCACCGAGGCCTCTCCCCGCAGGCTCCTGGTGAGCCGGGGAAGGACAGGCATCTAtgtagaggaggaggacaaggtCTTCTTCATGGACGACCTGGACGCAGCAGGAGACGGCATCACCAGCATTTCAAGAGAGGCCTGTCATTGTATTGCCTCTCCTTCCAAAGCACCAGAGTCTGCTTGTCTCGTGCAGCACAAACCGGGACCACAGCCAGACCCCACTAGGACCAGTTGGTACTCTGAAGCCCAGTCAGAGCAGCCATGCCCACAGCCACGCAGCCAGAACACACACTGTCCTAATGCAAAGTGCCCTCCTTGCACTTCCGCTCCTGGCTCTGAATCTCTGCCTTACACCAACGGGTGGGAGATGGGTTCGGAAGGGGCAGCGTCTGAAACGGCTGAGGTCATTGCACACCGTATGGGTGGGATGAAGTTGTCTGCCACGGTCATCTTCAACCCTCGCTCCCCCAGCTTGACGGAGCTTGCAGTGGACAAGCTACTGCTGCCGCGGCCCGCTCCCTCTGAGATTGAGACCTGTGGCCCTCTGGTGGCCACTCACTGCCTTCTCAACTCTTGTGTCTGTTGTGGGAGCTGTGAGGATGGCCACGAGGATGCCATCGCCACAGAGACCACTGGACTTGGGTTAGGCCTCGCCCTGGGATTGGACAAACACTGTAAGACCGCAGCCCCCAGCACTGTCATTCAGTCTGCTGCTTGCCGGCTGCCCCTACGAGGTCATGAGCCTCACAGTAAGGGGGGGCTCACCCAGTTGACTCCCCCGTCTCCCCGCTGCTCAGCAGAGACCGTTGAAGATGATTCAAACTCCCAGCTCTGTGACAAGTGCCTCGTTGTGGCTCCAGGGCACCAGGCTCAGGACTGTGGCTCCAGTGGCGGGGATGGACCCTCCCCATGCAACCACCAGCTGAGGAATGAAAAGAGACAGCAGGCCAGTGGAAGTCGACAGAGAGACAAGGAGACAGATAAGGACAAGCCAGGAACTAAAGACTTGATGAGGGACACCAAAGAGGACAGCAGGAGGAGCTCCAG ttttcaGAGCTCTCCCCTCAGCTCTGTGTCAGGTAGTGACTGTGAGAGTGTGTCAGTCACCACATGTAGTCTGTCAAGCAGTGCATACACTCCCAG CCCTGTCAGCAGTCTGACCCCCAGCTCAGGCATGTCAGAAGACCTGGACCATCAGGAGATCCAGCTGGCCCTGCAGAATGCCAAGTCGGCTGCCAGGAACAAGATCCGTTCACGTTTCCACAGCAGTAGCGACCTCATCCACCGTCTCTTTGTTTGTATATCAG GGGTTGCTGATCAGCTGCAGACCAACTATGCTAGTGACCTTCGCAGCATCCTCAAGACTCTGTTCGaagtcatggcaaccaagtGTGAGGAGGGAGACAACGATAACCAGAAGAAAG CAGGTCCTATTCTGCGTAGTGCCGTGCTGGAAGACTGTGCTCTCTGTCAGGAGACCATATCTTCATCGGAATTGGCGGCCAAAGCCCGGGACGGCCAATTTGAAG ACCCACCAGACTGGGTCCCCGATGAAGCCTGTAACTCCTGCATTGCCTGCAAGGCTCCCTTCACTGTCATCCGCAGGAAGCATCACTGTAGAAGCTGTGGGAAG ATCTTCTGCTCTCGCTGCTCTTCCCATTCTGCTCCTTTGCCCCGGTATGGCCAGGTGAAGCCCGTCagggtttgcacacactgctaCATGTTTCATGTCACGCCTTTCTACAGCGACAAGGCTGGCATCTAA
- the zfyve28 gene encoding lateral signaling target protein 2 homolog isoform X2 → MNRFRKWLYKPKRTDPQLLAQFYYADEELNQVATELDGLDGRKDPQRCTLLVNQFRSCQDNVLNIVNQIMDECIPNDRANRDFCVKFPEEIRHDNLAGQLWFGAECLAAGSIIMNREIESIAMRPLAKDLTHSLEEVRNVTRDQALRDLNMYTDRMKDALRHFDSLFAEFELSYVSAMVPVKSPKEYYVQQEVIVLFCETVERALKLGYLTQDMIDDYEPALMFTIPRLAIVCGLVVYSEGPLDLDRKSEDMSELFWPFRTLLKKIRDLLQTLTGEELMTLERNLCISQDGELSTDSSPTPVQENHLLCDPTNDTSNEESEGEQELLAPFVCPSQEEELAEVEKGWEEVENEKAKEEQEQGLLCEEAEEAELACSMQYDEEELEQLNMMVYRVGDEMSTLLSPPSQGQSPAHHPHRGDARGSSGSSSTEASPRRLLVSRGRTGIYVEEEDKVFFMDDLDAAGDGITSISREACHCIASPSKAPESACLVQHKPGPQPDPTRTSWYSEAQSEQPCPQPRSQNTHCPNAKCPPCTSAPGSESLPYTNGWEMGSEGAASETAEVIAHRMGGMKLSATVIFNPRSPSLTELAVDKLLLPRPAPSEIETCGPLVATHCLLNSCVCCGSCEDGHEDAIATETTGLGLGLALGLDKHCKTAAPSTVIQSAACRLPLRGHEPHSKGGLTQLTPPSPRCSAETVEDDSNSQLCDKCLVVAPGHQAQDCGSSGGDGPSPCNHQLRNEKRQQASGSRQRDKETDKDKPGTKDLMRDTKEDSRRSSSFQSSPLSSVSGSDCESVSVTTCSLSSSAYTPSPVSSLTPSSGMSEDLDHQEIQLALQNAKSAARNKIRSRFHSSSDLIHRLFVCISGVADQLQTNYASDLRSILKTLFEVMATKCEEGDNDNQKKGPILRSAVLEDCALCQETISSSELAAKARDGQFEDPPDWVPDEACNSCIACKAPFTVIRRKHHCRSCGKIFCSRCSSHSAPLPRYGQVKPVRVCTHCYMFHVTPFYSDKAGI, encoded by the exons GACAACGTGTTGAACATTGTCAATCAGATAATGGATGAATGTATTCCCAACGACCGGGCCAACAGAGACTTCTGTGTCAAGTTCCCTGAGGAGATTCGCCATGACAACTTGGCAGGGCAGCTGTGGTTTGGGGCTGAG TGTTTGGCCGCCGGCTCCATCATCATGAACAGGGAGATAGAGAGTATAGCAATGAGGCCCCTGGCTAAGGACCTTACACACAGCCTGGAGGAGGTACGCAACGTCACCAGAGACCAGGCCCTGAGAGACCTCAACATGTACACGGACCGCATGAAGGACGCATTGCGACATTTCGACAGTCTTTTTGCTGAGTTTGAGCTCAG TTATGTGTCAGCCATGGTGCCTGTGAAGTCTCCCAAAGAATACTATGTACAGCAGGAGGTGATTGTGCTCTTCTGTGAGACTGTAGAGAG GGCCCTAAAGCTGGGCTATCTAACACAAGACATGATCGATGACTACGAACCCGCGCTGATGTTTACAATTCCCAGACTGGCCATTGTGTG tgGGCTGGTTGTGTATTCAGAGGGACCCCTCGATCTAGACCGAAAATCAGAGGACATGTCCGAGCTTTTCTGGCCTTTTCGCACTTTATTGAAGAAAATCAG AGACCTGCTGCAGACACTGACTGGGGAGGAGTTGATGACACTGGAAAGGAATCTGTGTATCTCTCAGGATGGGGAATTGTCCACAGACAGCTCACCAACCCCAGTTCAAGAGAATCACTTACTTTGCGACCCCACAAATGACACCTCGAATGAGGAGAGTGAGGGGGAGCAGGAGCTTCTGGCTCCGTTTGTGTGTCCCagccaggaggaggagctggCAGAAGTAGAAAAAGGCTGGGAGGAGGTGGAAAACGAGAAGGCGaaggaggagcaggagcaggGCCTTTTGTgtgaggaggcagaggaggctGAGTTGGCCTGCTCCATGCAGTACGATGAGGAGGAACTTGAGCAGCTCAACATGATGGTGTATCGCGTGGGGGACGAGATGTCCACCCTTCTGTCGCCTCCCAGCCAGGGTCAGTCTCCAGCACACCATCCCCACAGAGGAGACGCACGAGGCTCCAGTGGGTCTTCCAGCACCGAGGCCTCTCCCCGCAGGCTCCTGGTGAGCCGGGGAAGGACAGGCATCTAtgtagaggaggaggacaaggtCTTCTTCATGGACGACCTGGACGCAGCAGGAGACGGCATCACCAGCATTTCAAGAGAGGCCTGTCATTGTATTGCCTCTCCTTCCAAAGCACCAGAGTCTGCTTGTCTCGTGCAGCACAAACCGGGACCACAGCCAGACCCCACTAGGACCAGTTGGTACTCTGAAGCCCAGTCAGAGCAGCCATGCCCACAGCCACGCAGCCAGAACACACACTGTCCTAATGCAAAGTGCCCTCCTTGCACTTCCGCTCCTGGCTCTGAATCTCTGCCTTACACCAACGGGTGGGAGATGGGTTCGGAAGGGGCAGCGTCTGAAACGGCTGAGGTCATTGCACACCGTATGGGTGGGATGAAGTTGTCTGCCACGGTCATCTTCAACCCTCGCTCCCCCAGCTTGACGGAGCTTGCAGTGGACAAGCTACTGCTGCCGCGGCCCGCTCCCTCTGAGATTGAGACCTGTGGCCCTCTGGTGGCCACTCACTGCCTTCTCAACTCTTGTGTCTGTTGTGGGAGCTGTGAGGATGGCCACGAGGATGCCATCGCCACAGAGACCACTGGACTTGGGTTAGGCCTCGCCCTGGGATTGGACAAACACTGTAAGACCGCAGCCCCCAGCACTGTCATTCAGTCTGCTGCTTGCCGGCTGCCCCTACGAGGTCATGAGCCTCACAGTAAGGGGGGGCTCACCCAGTTGACTCCCCCGTCTCCCCGCTGCTCAGCAGAGACCGTTGAAGATGATTCAAACTCCCAGCTCTGTGACAAGTGCCTCGTTGTGGCTCCAGGGCACCAGGCTCAGGACTGTGGCTCCAGTGGCGGGGATGGACCCTCCCCATGCAACCACCAGCTGAGGAATGAAAAGAGACAGCAGGCCAGTGGAAGTCGACAGAGAGACAAGGAGACAGATAAGGACAAGCCAGGAACTAAAGACTTGATGAGGGACACCAAAGAGGACAGCAGGAGGAGCTCCAG ttttcaGAGCTCTCCCCTCAGCTCTGTGTCAGGTAGTGACTGTGAGAGTGTGTCAGTCACCACATGTAGTCTGTCAAGCAGTGCATACACTCCCAG CCCTGTCAGCAGTCTGACCCCCAGCTCAGGCATGTCAGAAGACCTGGACCATCAGGAGATCCAGCTGGCCCTGCAGAATGCCAAGTCGGCTGCCAGGAACAAGATCCGTTCACGTTTCCACAGCAGTAGCGACCTCATCCACCGTCTCTTTGTTTGTATATCAG GGGTTGCTGATCAGCTGCAGACCAACTATGCTAGTGACCTTCGCAGCATCCTCAAGACTCTGTTCGaagtcatggcaaccaagtGTGAGGAGGGAGACAACGATAACCAGAAGAAAG GTCCTATTCTGCGTAGTGCCGTGCTGGAAGACTGTGCTCTCTGTCAGGAGACCATATCTTCATCGGAATTGGCGGCCAAAGCCCGGGACGGCCAATTTGAAG ACCCACCAGACTGGGTCCCCGATGAAGCCTGTAACTCCTGCATTGCCTGCAAGGCTCCCTTCACTGTCATCCGCAGGAAGCATCACTGTAGAAGCTGTGGGAAG ATCTTCTGCTCTCGCTGCTCTTCCCATTCTGCTCCTTTGCCCCGGTATGGCCAGGTGAAGCCCGTCagggtttgcacacactgctaCATGTTTCATGTCACGCCTTTCTACAGCGACAAGGCTGGCATCTAA
- the zfyve28 gene encoding lateral signaling target protein 2 homolog isoform X3, protein MYPVGQPVPVLSGPAEKDAVLCLTRLQCTVQLRLSERLIDNVLNIVNQIMDECIPNDRANRDFCVKFPEEIRHDNLAGQLWFGAECLAAGSIIMNREIESIAMRPLAKDLTHSLEEVRNVTRDQALRDLNMYTDRMKDALRHFDSLFAEFELSYVSAMVPVKSPKEYYVQQEVIVLFCETVERALKLGYLTQDMIDDYEPALMFTIPRLAIVCGLVVYSEGPLDLDRKSEDMSELFWPFRTLLKKIRDLLQTLTGEELMTLERNLCISQDGELSTDSSPTPVQENHLLCDPTNDTSNEESEGEQELLAPFVCPSQEEELAEVEKGWEEVENEKAKEEQEQGLLCEEAEEAELACSMQYDEEELEQLNMMVYRVGDEMSTLLSPPSQGQSPAHHPHRGDARGSSGSSSTEASPRRLLVSRGRTGIYVEEEDKVFFMDDLDAAGDGITSISREACHCIASPSKAPESACLVQHKPGPQPDPTRTSWYSEAQSEQPCPQPRSQNTHCPNAKCPPCTSAPGSESLPYTNGWEMGSEGAASETAEVIAHRMGGMKLSATVIFNPRSPSLTELAVDKLLLPRPAPSEIETCGPLVATHCLLNSCVCCGSCEDGHEDAIATETTGLGLGLALGLDKHCKTAAPSTVIQSAACRLPLRGHEPHSKGGLTQLTPPSPRCSAETVEDDSNSQLCDKCLVVAPGHQAQDCGSSGGDGPSPCNHQLRNEKRQQASGSRQRDKETDKDKPGTKDLMRDTKEDSRRSSSFQSSPLSSVSGSDCESVSVTTCSLSSSAYTPSPVSSLTPSSGMSEDLDHQEIQLALQNAKSAARNKIRSRFHSSSDLIHRLFVCISGVADQLQTNYASDLRSILKTLFEVMATKCEEGDNDNQKKAGPILRSAVLEDCALCQETISSSELAAKARDGQFEDPPDWVPDEACNSCIACKAPFTVIRRKHHCRSCGKIFCSRCSSHSAPLPRYGQVKPVRVCTHCYMFHVTPFYSDKAGI, encoded by the exons GACAACGTGTTGAACATTGTCAATCAGATAATGGATGAATGTATTCCCAACGACCGGGCCAACAGAGACTTCTGTGTCAAGTTCCCTGAGGAGATTCGCCATGACAACTTGGCAGGGCAGCTGTGGTTTGGGGCTGAG TGTTTGGCCGCCGGCTCCATCATCATGAACAGGGAGATAGAGAGTATAGCAATGAGGCCCCTGGCTAAGGACCTTACACACAGCCTGGAGGAGGTACGCAACGTCACCAGAGACCAGGCCCTGAGAGACCTCAACATGTACACGGACCGCATGAAGGACGCATTGCGACATTTCGACAGTCTTTTTGCTGAGTTTGAGCTCAG TTATGTGTCAGCCATGGTGCCTGTGAAGTCTCCCAAAGAATACTATGTACAGCAGGAGGTGATTGTGCTCTTCTGTGAGACTGTAGAGAG GGCCCTAAAGCTGGGCTATCTAACACAAGACATGATCGATGACTACGAACCCGCGCTGATGTTTACAATTCCCAGACTGGCCATTGTGTG tgGGCTGGTTGTGTATTCAGAGGGACCCCTCGATCTAGACCGAAAATCAGAGGACATGTCCGAGCTTTTCTGGCCTTTTCGCACTTTATTGAAGAAAATCAG AGACCTGCTGCAGACACTGACTGGGGAGGAGTTGATGACACTGGAAAGGAATCTGTGTATCTCTCAGGATGGGGAATTGTCCACAGACAGCTCACCAACCCCAGTTCAAGAGAATCACTTACTTTGCGACCCCACAAATGACACCTCGAATGAGGAGAGTGAGGGGGAGCAGGAGCTTCTGGCTCCGTTTGTGTGTCCCagccaggaggaggagctggCAGAAGTAGAAAAAGGCTGGGAGGAGGTGGAAAACGAGAAGGCGaaggaggagcaggagcaggGCCTTTTGTgtgaggaggcagaggaggctGAGTTGGCCTGCTCCATGCAGTACGATGAGGAGGAACTTGAGCAGCTCAACATGATGGTGTATCGCGTGGGGGACGAGATGTCCACCCTTCTGTCGCCTCCCAGCCAGGGTCAGTCTCCAGCACACCATCCCCACAGAGGAGACGCACGAGGCTCCAGTGGGTCTTCCAGCACCGAGGCCTCTCCCCGCAGGCTCCTGGTGAGCCGGGGAAGGACAGGCATCTAtgtagaggaggaggacaaggtCTTCTTCATGGACGACCTGGACGCAGCAGGAGACGGCATCACCAGCATTTCAAGAGAGGCCTGTCATTGTATTGCCTCTCCTTCCAAAGCACCAGAGTCTGCTTGTCTCGTGCAGCACAAACCGGGACCACAGCCAGACCCCACTAGGACCAGTTGGTACTCTGAAGCCCAGTCAGAGCAGCCATGCCCACAGCCACGCAGCCAGAACACACACTGTCCTAATGCAAAGTGCCCTCCTTGCACTTCCGCTCCTGGCTCTGAATCTCTGCCTTACACCAACGGGTGGGAGATGGGTTCGGAAGGGGCAGCGTCTGAAACGGCTGAGGTCATTGCACACCGTATGGGTGGGATGAAGTTGTCTGCCACGGTCATCTTCAACCCTCGCTCCCCCAGCTTGACGGAGCTTGCAGTGGACAAGCTACTGCTGCCGCGGCCCGCTCCCTCTGAGATTGAGACCTGTGGCCCTCTGGTGGCCACTCACTGCCTTCTCAACTCTTGTGTCTGTTGTGGGAGCTGTGAGGATGGCCACGAGGATGCCATCGCCACAGAGACCACTGGACTTGGGTTAGGCCTCGCCCTGGGATTGGACAAACACTGTAAGACCGCAGCCCCCAGCACTGTCATTCAGTCTGCTGCTTGCCGGCTGCCCCTACGAGGTCATGAGCCTCACAGTAAGGGGGGGCTCACCCAGTTGACTCCCCCGTCTCCCCGCTGCTCAGCAGAGACCGTTGAAGATGATTCAAACTCCCAGCTCTGTGACAAGTGCCTCGTTGTGGCTCCAGGGCACCAGGCTCAGGACTGTGGCTCCAGTGGCGGGGATGGACCCTCCCCATGCAACCACCAGCTGAGGAATGAAAAGAGACAGCAGGCCAGTGGAAGTCGACAGAGAGACAAGGAGACAGATAAGGACAAGCCAGGAACTAAAGACTTGATGAGGGACACCAAAGAGGACAGCAGGAGGAGCTCCAG ttttcaGAGCTCTCCCCTCAGCTCTGTGTCAGGTAGTGACTGTGAGAGTGTGTCAGTCACCACATGTAGTCTGTCAAGCAGTGCATACACTCCCAG CCCTGTCAGCAGTCTGACCCCCAGCTCAGGCATGTCAGAAGACCTGGACCATCAGGAGATCCAGCTGGCCCTGCAGAATGCCAAGTCGGCTGCCAGGAACAAGATCCGTTCACGTTTCCACAGCAGTAGCGACCTCATCCACCGTCTCTTTGTTTGTATATCAG GGGTTGCTGATCAGCTGCAGACCAACTATGCTAGTGACCTTCGCAGCATCCTCAAGACTCTGTTCGaagtcatggcaaccaagtGTGAGGAGGGAGACAACGATAACCAGAAGAAAG CAGGTCCTATTCTGCGTAGTGCCGTGCTGGAAGACTGTGCTCTCTGTCAGGAGACCATATCTTCATCGGAATTGGCGGCCAAAGCCCGGGACGGCCAATTTGAAG ACCCACCAGACTGGGTCCCCGATGAAGCCTGTAACTCCTGCATTGCCTGCAAGGCTCCCTTCACTGTCATCCGCAGGAAGCATCACTGTAGAAGCTGTGGGAAG ATCTTCTGCTCTCGCTGCTCTTCCCATTCTGCTCCTTTGCCCCGGTATGGCCAGGTGAAGCCCGTCagggtttgcacacactgctaCATGTTTCATGTCACGCCTTTCTACAGCGACAAGGCTGGCATCTAA